One segment of Elusimicrobiota bacterium DNA contains the following:
- a CDS encoding MotA/TolQ/ExbB proton channel family protein, with protein sequence MTDIDYVSILKDSFTLIILFFCSVISIAFALERWWFFRKAEVDADALLASVRKLLEGGKAEQAQASLQKTFAPVAQVLAYALLHRSHSKADLEELLATKRLEERIRMERYLGILGTMGNTAPFIGLFGTVVGIIKAFRDLALSGIGGPTVVAKGIAEALVATAAGMAVAIPAVILYNYFMRKVKTTSVTMEVASARFLIMLGAK encoded by the coding sequence ATGACGGACATCGACTACGTATCCATCCTCAAGGACAGCTTCACCCTCATCATCCTCTTCTTCTGCTCCGTGATCTCCATCGCCTTCGCCCTCGAGCGCTGGTGGTTCTTCCGCAAGGCCGAGGTCGACGCCGACGCCCTCCTCGCCTCCGTGCGCAAGCTCCTGGAGGGGGGGAAGGCGGAGCAGGCCCAGGCCTCCCTGCAGAAGACTTTCGCCCCGGTCGCCCAGGTGCTCGCCTACGCGCTTCTCCACCGCTCGCACTCGAAGGCGGACCTCGAGGAGCTGCTCGCGACCAAGCGCCTCGAGGAGCGCATCCGCATGGAGCGCTATCTCGGCATCCTCGGCACGATGGGCAACACCGCGCCCTTCATCGGCCTCTTCGGCACGGTCGTCGGCATCATCAAGGCCTTCCGGGACCTCGCGCTCTCGGGCATCGGCGGCCCCACGGTCGTCGCCAAGGGCATCGCCGAGGCCCTCGTTGCGACCGCAGCCGGAATGGCGGTAGCCATTCCGGCCGTGATCCTTTACAACTACTTCATGCGCAAGGTGAAGACGACGTCCGTGACGATGGAAGTCGCCTCCGCGCGCTTCCTCATCATGCTCGGAGCGAAGTAA
- a CDS encoding biopolymer transporter ExbD — protein MKSDAERFADFEEELMTGINVTPLVDVCLVLVIIFMVTTPLLSRPAFDVKLPVATTQEGEEKDKVTISLGKGDRLAIDAQEAKTVAELKVMLELKLQLSESRIVVLRADREATHGRLTELMSLAKEAGAKSISIATEQKK, from the coding sequence ATGAAGAGCGACGCCGAGCGCTTCGCCGACTTCGAGGAAGAGCTGATGACCGGCATCAACGTGACGCCGCTCGTCGACGTCTGCCTCGTGCTCGTCATCATCTTCATGGTCACCACCCCGCTGCTCTCGCGCCCCGCCTTCGACGTGAAGCTCCCCGTCGCGACCACCCAGGAAGGCGAGGAGAAGGACAAGGTCACGATCTCGCTCGGGAAGGGCGACCGCCTCGCCATCGACGCCCAGGAGGCGAAGACGGTCGCGGAGCTCAAGGTCATGCTCGAGCTCAAGCTGCAGCTCTCGGAGTCGCGCATCGTCGTCCTGCGCGCCGACCGCGAGGCGACGCACGGCCGGCTCACCGAACTCATGTCGCTCGCCAAGGAGGCGGGCGCCAAGTCCATCTCGATCGCCACGGAGCAGAAGAAATAA
- a CDS encoding biopolymer transporter ExbD, with translation MGAAPGQRDDEPITSINITPLVDVSLVLVIIFMAIAPFALSAGIKVLESRASAAVGKVSAAENVSLRLFKDGKVTLNGQTVDPLLLGARLAQALAASRDKMVLLSADDENKVGEVVEVLDLAKQSGAEKLAIMREAKPGEKPADGAKG, from the coding sequence ATGGGCGCCGCACCGGGTCAGCGCGACGACGAGCCGATCACCAGCATCAACATCACGCCGCTGGTGGACGTGAGCCTCGTGCTCGTCATCATCTTCATGGCCATCGCGCCTTTCGCGCTCTCCGCGGGCATCAAGGTCCTCGAGTCGCGCGCGAGCGCGGCGGTGGGCAAGGTCTCCGCCGCCGAGAACGTCTCCCTGCGGCTCTTCAAGGACGGCAAGGTGACCTTGAACGGCCAGACCGTGGACCCGCTGCTCCTCGGCGCGCGGCTCGCGCAGGCCCTGGCCGCGAGCAGGGACAAGATGGTCCTCCTCAGCGCCGACGACGAGAACAAGGTCGGCGAGGTCGTCGAGGTCCTCGACCTCGCCAAGCAGTCCGGCGCCGAGAAGCTCGCGATCATGCGGGAAGCCAAGCCGGGCGAGAAGCCCGCGGACGGGGCGAAAGGATGA